In a single window of the Bacillus mycoides genome:
- a CDS encoding ECF transporter S component — protein sequence MSKRYVAFIIFIFAVVICTLLFTTFIMDGYYMVSSLFLLAVIMLPFYVRFERKAFVSREIVIVAVLAAIAAVSRVPFSILPSVQPTSFVIIVSAIVFGSETGFMIGATAAIVSNIFLGQGPWTPWQMFSWGMIGFIAGLLRNTFLMKKLWGRLLYGFAVGFLFGWIMNFWGLLGFIQEATWETVIAYYVASFYFDLSHAISNVVFLLLFSTSWITILTRFKKKYGILDEHNVT from the coding sequence GTGTCCAAACGATATGTTGCATTCATAATATTTATTTTTGCTGTTGTAATATGTACACTACTCTTTACGACTTTTATTATGGACGGGTATTACATGGTAAGTAGTTTGTTTTTATTAGCTGTCATTATGTTACCTTTCTATGTTCGTTTTGAAAGGAAGGCGTTTGTTTCACGTGAAATTGTTATCGTTGCTGTGTTAGCGGCGATTGCAGCGGTTAGCCGGGTACCATTTTCTATTTTACCAAGTGTACAACCGACTTCTTTTGTCATTATCGTTTCTGCAATTGTTTTTGGGAGTGAAACTGGCTTTATGATTGGGGCAACGGCGGCTATTGTATCTAATATTTTTTTAGGACAAGGTCCGTGGACGCCGTGGCAAATGTTCTCTTGGGGCATGATCGGGTTTATAGCAGGACTATTACGTAATACATTTTTAATGAAAAAACTGTGGGGAAGACTGTTGTACGGATTTGCCGTTGGATTTCTATTTGGCTGGATTATGAATTTTTGGGGTCTTCTTGGTTTTATACAGGAAGCAACGTGGGAAACAGTTATTGCTTACTATGTCGCAAGTTTTTACTTTGATCTGAGTCACGCGATATCGAATGTTGTTTTCCTTCTGCTATTTAGTACGTCATGGATTACGATCCTCACAAGATTTAAAAAGAAATACGGTATATTAGATGAGCATAACGTGACATAG
- a CDS encoding YwiC-like family protein, whose protein sequence is MKLVIPKQHGAWAMLVIPFLLSVLLGKPTFYHIPLFLAWFFIYLATYPFLMYIRQRRKKEFLHAAIIYFIIAFVFGMISLLYEWRILLFAVLMIPLFIVNMYYARQKNERALLNDVCAIILFCIGGLISYYFSVKFIDKTALFIALISFLYFLGSTFYVKTMIREKNNPKYRFISWGYHIVLTVIVFAINPWCSLIFVPSVIRAIMLYGKKISILKVGILEIVNSVYFLIITVIMMKYAI, encoded by the coding sequence ATGAAGTTAGTTATTCCGAAGCAACATGGAGCATGGGCGATGCTTGTCATACCATTTCTATTAAGTGTATTACTTGGTAAACCTACTTTTTATCATATCCCATTGTTTTTAGCCTGGTTCTTTATCTATCTAGCTACTTATCCATTTCTCATGTACATAAGGCAAAGACGAAAAAAAGAATTTCTACACGCTGCAATTATTTATTTTATCATTGCATTTGTATTTGGGATGATTTCTTTATTATATGAATGGCGAATTCTTTTATTCGCAGTATTAATGATTCCATTGTTTATTGTAAATATGTATTACGCTCGTCAAAAAAATGAACGAGCATTACTAAATGATGTTTGTGCGATTATATTGTTTTGTATAGGTGGTTTAATCAGTTATTATTTCTCCGTGAAATTCATAGATAAAACAGCATTATTCATTGCGCTTATTTCATTTCTATATTTTTTAGGAAGTACGTTTTATGTAAAAACGATGATTCGTGAAAAAAATAATCCGAAGTATCGTTTTATATCTTGGGGATACCATATTGTATTAACGGTAATTGTATTTGCTATAAATCCATGGTGTTCACTCATATTTGTACCAAGTGTAATTCGGGCCATTATGTTGTATGGCAAAAAGATTTCTATATTAAAAGTAGGGATTTTAGAAATTGTTAATTCTGTATATTTTTTAATAATAACGGTAATAATGATGAAGTATGCCATTTGA